One genomic window of Arthrobacter sp. KBS0703 includes the following:
- a CDS encoding DUF3188 domain-containing protein, with product MLNEFWASAPASYKVLVFSAMGLIAAGIILNIAGNAAHNQGLMVASLPVIGLGLVLHMAGMVIRGQQVRKNLRK from the coding sequence GTGCTGAACGAATTCTGGGCCTCGGCGCCCGCCTCATACAAAGTCCTGGTTTTCAGCGCGATGGGCCTGATCGCCGCAGGCATCATCCTCAACATTGCGGGGAATGCCGCGCACAACCAGGGGCTCATGGTGGCGTCGCTGCCCGTGATCGGCCTCGGGCTCGTGCTGCACATGGCCGGAATGGTGATCCGGGGCCAGCAGGTCCGCAAGAACCTCCGGAAGTAG
- a CDS encoding MaoC family dehydratase N-terminal domain-containing protein has product MTINPDLQGRSYPAAEVYDVGREKIREFARAVKATHPAHFDVDAAKGLGHRDLVAPPTFAIIIAQRADAQLIEDPEAGIDFSRVVHADQRFTHHRPIFAGDRLVAELHVDGVRAMGGGAMITTRAEIFALTDGDGREPVSTTKSSILVRGEGQ; this is encoded by the coding sequence ATGACTATCAATCCGGATCTGCAGGGCCGAAGCTACCCTGCCGCAGAGGTGTACGACGTCGGCCGCGAGAAAATCCGCGAGTTTGCCCGCGCGGTCAAGGCCACCCACCCCGCCCACTTTGACGTCGACGCCGCGAAGGGCCTGGGCCACCGCGACCTCGTTGCACCGCCCACGTTCGCGATCATCATCGCCCAGCGAGCCGACGCGCAGCTGATCGAGGACCCGGAGGCCGGCATCGACTTCTCCCGTGTGGTCCACGCAGACCAGCGCTTCACCCACCACCGCCCCATCTTCGCCGGCGACCGCCTCGTGGCCGAGCTGCACGTCGACGGCGTCCGTGCCATGGGCGGCGGCGCCATGATCACCACCCGCGCCGAGATCTTTGCGCTCACGGACGGCGACGGGCGCGAGCCCGTGTCCACCACCAAGTCATCCATCCTGGTCCGCGGAGAGGGACAGTAG
- a CDS encoding MaoC family dehydratase yields the protein MSPTFEELSVGQDIGARSIDVTRQDLVKYAGASGDFNPIHWNEAFATGVELPGVIAHGMFTMGAAVQLVSDWAGDPAAVVDYQTRFTKPVLVADTTGTGAAGALIEVTGAIGALDAEARTARVDLAVVFDGQKVLVKAQALVKVS from the coding sequence ATGAGCCCAACATTCGAAGAACTCAGCGTCGGCCAGGACATCGGCGCCCGCAGCATCGACGTCACCCGGCAGGACCTGGTCAAGTACGCCGGCGCGTCCGGCGACTTCAACCCCATCCACTGGAACGAAGCCTTCGCCACCGGCGTGGAGCTCCCGGGCGTCATCGCGCACGGCATGTTCACCATGGGAGCGGCCGTGCAGCTCGTCTCCGACTGGGCAGGCGACCCCGCCGCCGTCGTCGATTACCAGACCCGCTTCACCAAGCCGGTACTGGTGGCCGACACGACCGGAACCGGCGCCGCCGGCGCCCTCATCGAAGTGACCGGCGCCATCGGGGCGCTCGACGCCGAGGCACGCACCGCGCGCGTGGACCTCGCCGTGGTCTTTGACGGGCAGAAAGTCCTCGTGAAGGCCCAGGCCCTCGTCAAGGTGTCCTGA
- a CDS encoding winged helix DNA-binding domain-containing protein yields the protein MGAATKTRVTSKVMGRLRMASQGLLGGGFSSVPEAVRSMTAMQAQDLQSALWAVGLRVPGTGVGEVRAALDSGAVVRSWPMRGTLHLLAPEDLRWILNITTGRMVQGTSGRHRQLEISGTDVKVCRDVALGLVAGGRAVSREQLFAAFETAGQATTAQRGIHLLWMLCQSASLVPGPLDGNQQKFVAFDGWIATSRDLGREEGLAELLLRYLRSHGPATVRDFAWWSNTTLTEARAALAPVSGELVELEFDGTSYWLSPETAALLDEGVPGQRAVVALPGFDEFVLGYTDRSLVLPPEHAQKIVPGGNGVFKKAIVAGGEVIGTWGRQGNGRAAAVVPVPFDAAKPPGPATLAAFNKAAGRYERFLAA from the coding sequence ATGGGAGCAGCTACGAAGACCCGCGTCACGTCGAAAGTCATGGGCCGTCTGAGGATGGCCTCGCAGGGACTGCTGGGTGGCGGGTTTTCCAGCGTGCCGGAGGCAGTCCGATCGATGACGGCCATGCAGGCGCAGGACCTGCAGTCGGCGCTGTGGGCCGTGGGCTTGCGTGTTCCCGGCACCGGTGTGGGCGAGGTGCGCGCCGCCCTGGACTCGGGGGCCGTGGTGCGATCGTGGCCCATGCGCGGCACCCTGCACCTGCTGGCTCCGGAGGACCTGCGGTGGATCCTGAACATCACCACCGGACGGATGGTCCAGGGCACCTCGGGGCGGCACCGGCAACTGGAGATCTCCGGCACGGACGTTAAAGTCTGCCGGGACGTCGCGCTCGGCCTTGTCGCGGGCGGCCGGGCTGTCAGCCGCGAGCAGCTGTTCGCCGCGTTTGAGACGGCCGGCCAGGCCACCACGGCGCAGCGGGGCATTCATCTGCTCTGGATGCTGTGCCAGAGTGCGTCGCTGGTGCCCGGTCCGCTGGACGGGAACCAGCAGAAGTTCGTGGCATTCGACGGGTGGATCGCCACTTCCCGTGACCTCGGCCGTGAGGAGGGCCTCGCCGAGCTCCTGCTGAGGTATCTGCGCAGCCACGGGCCCGCGACGGTGCGGGACTTCGCGTGGTGGTCCAACACCACGCTCACGGAGGCCCGGGCCGCCTTGGCCCCGGTCAGCGGGGAACTGGTGGAACTGGAATTTGACGGAACAAGCTACTGGCTCTCGCCGGAGACGGCCGCGCTGCTCGACGAAGGCGTGCCGGGGCAACGCGCCGTCGTGGCCCTTCCGGGGTTCGACGAATTCGTCCTCGGCTACACCGACCGGAGCCTCGTGCTGCCGCCGGAACACGCCCAGAAGATCGTCCCCGGCGGCAACGGGGTGTTCAAGAAGGCCATCGTGGCCGGCGGCGAGGTGATCGGGACGTGGGGGAGGCAGGGGAACGGCCGGGCGGCTGCCGTCGTGCCTGTTCCCTTCGACGCGGCCAAGCCCCCGGGCCCGGCCACCCTGGCCGCCTTCAACAAGGCCGCCGGGCGGTACGAGCGGTTCCTCGCGGCCTGA
- the asd gene encoding aspartate-semialdehyde dehydrogenase: protein MTTAATPSVGLVGWRGMVGSVLMQRMQDEGDFANINPVCFSTSNAGGAAPSFADGAGKLEDAFDVETLAKLPIIVTAQGGDYTKQVHGELRGRGWDGLWIDAASTLRMNDDSIIVLDPINRDVIDKGLANGTKDFIGGNCTVSCMLMGLGGLFKNGLVEWGTSMTYQAASGGGARHMRELLSQFGTLNAAVSTELDDPASAILDIDRKVLAHQRSDIDATQFGVPLAGSLIPWIDADLGNGQSKEEWKAGVETNKILGTSDENHIMMDGLCIRIGAMRSHSQALTLKLREDLSVAEIEKLLDEDNEWAKVVPNTKEASMADLTPVAASGTLDIPVGRIRKLEMGPQYISAFTVGDQLLWGAAEPLRRMLNIATGTL from the coding sequence ATGACTACAGCAGCTACTCCGTCCGTTGGACTGGTGGGTTGGCGTGGCATGGTCGGTTCCGTCCTGATGCAGCGCATGCAGGATGAGGGCGACTTCGCCAACATCAACCCGGTATGTTTCTCCACCTCAAACGCGGGAGGTGCCGCCCCGTCGTTTGCTGACGGGGCCGGTAAGCTCGAGGACGCGTTCGACGTCGAGACTCTCGCCAAGCTGCCGATTATCGTCACCGCCCAGGGCGGGGACTACACCAAGCAGGTCCACGGCGAACTCCGCGGCCGCGGCTGGGACGGCCTCTGGATCGACGCCGCATCGACGCTGCGCATGAACGACGACTCGATCATCGTGCTGGACCCGATCAACCGCGATGTCATCGACAAAGGCCTCGCCAACGGCACCAAAGACTTCATCGGCGGCAACTGCACTGTGTCCTGCATGCTGATGGGCCTTGGCGGACTGTTCAAGAACGGCCTGGTCGAGTGGGGCACCTCCATGACCTACCAGGCTGCTTCCGGCGGCGGAGCGCGGCACATGCGCGAACTGCTCAGCCAGTTCGGCACGCTCAACGCCGCGGTCAGCACCGAACTGGACGACCCGGCGTCGGCCATTCTCGACATCGACCGCAAGGTCCTGGCCCACCAGCGCTCCGACATCGACGCCACACAGTTCGGCGTTCCGCTCGCCGGCTCCCTGATCCCCTGGATCGACGCGGACCTGGGCAACGGCCAGTCCAAGGAAGAGTGGAAGGCGGGCGTTGAGACAAATAAGATCCTCGGCACCTCCGATGAAAACCACATCATGATGGACGGCCTGTGCATCCGGATCGGCGCCATGCGTTCGCACTCCCAGGCGCTCACGCTCAAGCTGCGCGAAGACCTGTCCGTTGCCGAAATCGAGAAGCTGCTCGATGAAGACAACGAGTGGGCCAAGGTTGTGCCCAACACCAAGGAAGCGTCGATGGCCGATCTCACCCCGGTGGCGGCATCCGGCACCCTGGACATCCCGGTGGGCCGTATCCGCAAGCTGGAGATGGGCCCGCAGTACATCAGCGCCTTCACCGTGGGCGATCAGCTCCTGTGGGGCGCAGCCGAGCCGCTCCGGCGCATGCTGAACATCGCCACCGGCACTCTCTAG
- a CDS encoding WXG100 family type VII secretion target — protein MAGDLWGADVAQLRTLAQQFGKVSDNLLQTSTQLTNQINNNPSWKGNDASQFRSDWNGSHRALLQQTAARLKQESRKLLENANEQEKASDGAPGSGGGPGTISDPGGTLAGVAGGLLLGGIGALKSGMTIQKFIKAPLTLAKHFGQYGWVLKNQRADFIKSLTKGQHRLGGPVFDSRNLFQTTKGNKALEGLLKDSSKANRGIGVIDKASDIASLKNLNKYIGPLKNLAPILEEKPWIAAGSKAEWLGKSGLARGLGWTGVLFSASDSVKSFSEGDVKGGLVGVGKTALGVGCFLPPPAGTVCQVASVGIAIYENWDTISSVGKNIGEGVVNAVKDPGKFVSDTADTLSDGVKSVGNFLGIGG, from the coding sequence GTGGCAGGTGACTTGTGGGGCGCGGATGTTGCCCAGCTGCGCACGCTCGCTCAGCAGTTCGGGAAGGTCTCCGACAACCTGCTGCAGACGTCGACGCAGCTGACCAACCAGATCAACAACAACCCGTCATGGAAGGGCAACGACGCCAGCCAGTTCCGCTCCGATTGGAACGGCAGCCACCGGGCTCTTCTCCAGCAAACAGCGGCGCGGCTGAAACAGGAATCCCGGAAGCTCCTGGAGAACGCCAACGAGCAAGAAAAGGCCAGTGACGGCGCTCCTGGCTCCGGCGGCGGACCGGGCACCATCAGCGACCCCGGCGGAACGCTGGCAGGGGTGGCGGGCGGCCTGTTGCTTGGCGGCATAGGCGCGCTCAAGAGCGGCATGACTATCCAGAAGTTCATCAAGGCACCGCTCACACTGGCCAAGCACTTCGGCCAGTACGGCTGGGTGCTGAAGAACCAGCGGGCGGACTTCATCAAGTCGCTGACCAAGGGCCAGCACCGGCTCGGCGGCCCCGTTTTTGATAGCCGAAACCTGTTCCAGACCACCAAAGGGAACAAGGCTCTTGAAGGACTTCTGAAGGACTCGTCGAAGGCAAACCGCGGTATCGGCGTCATCGATAAAGCTTCGGACATTGCCTCGCTGAAGAACCTGAACAAGTACATTGGGCCGCTGAAAAATCTTGCGCCGATATTGGAAGAAAAGCCCTGGATCGCTGCGGGATCGAAAGCTGAGTGGCTAGGCAAGTCGGGCCTCGCCCGGGGACTCGGATGGACAGGCGTTTTGTTCAGCGCCTCCGACTCGGTGAAGAGTTTTTCCGAGGGGGACGTCAAGGGCGGACTTGTTGGCGTGGGCAAGACAGCCCTCGGCGTCGGCTGCTTCCTGCCGCCTCCGGCCGGGACCGTCTGCCAGGTCGCCAGTGTCGGTATCGCCATTTACGAGAACTGGGACACCATCAGCAGCGTAGGCAAGAACATCGGCGAGGGTGTCGTCAACGCCGTGAAGGATCCCGGTAAGTTCGTCAGCGATACGGCGGATACGCTGAGTGATGGCGTCAAGTCCGTGGGCAATTTCCTCGGAATCGGTGGATAG
- a CDS encoding NF038396 family protein — protein sequence MLRKPETLFVLGYMLLPLLALLSAIVGLTMILGGNKVAGIIVLVVVTQVFAFGAFFALRARKSALLEETDHQ from the coding sequence ATGCTCAGAAAACCGGAAACCCTCTTTGTGCTCGGCTACATGCTGTTGCCGCTGCTGGCCCTGCTGTCCGCGATCGTTGGCCTGACCATGATCCTGGGCGGCAACAAAGTAGCCGGCATCATCGTGCTCGTCGTGGTGACCCAGGTGTTTGCCTTCGGAGCCTTCTTCGCGCTGCGTGCCCGCAAGAGCGCCCTGTTGGAGGAGACGGACCACCAGTAG
- a CDS encoding dihydrofolate reductase — protein sequence MSTEEIMDPQAFSEEIAANTAGIGLIWAQTTSGVIGKDGGMPWNLPEDLKHFTKVTSGHPVIMGRKTWLSFPEKYRPLPNRTNIVITRQDGWGETPQAEGAVVVKSLDDALLESQFAPGFEMVWILGGGEIFKQSTDLANVAVVTTIDVEADGDTHAPELDGAWEPGAPVPDKGWLTAANGTRYRFTKWNRREG from the coding sequence ATGAGCACCGAGGAGATCATGGACCCGCAGGCCTTCAGCGAAGAGATCGCTGCAAACACAGCCGGAATCGGACTGATCTGGGCACAGACCACGTCCGGAGTCATCGGCAAAGACGGCGGCATGCCCTGGAACCTGCCGGAGGACCTGAAACACTTCACCAAGGTGACCAGCGGGCACCCCGTCATCATGGGCCGCAAGACGTGGCTGTCCTTCCCGGAGAAGTACCGCCCGCTGCCCAACCGGACCAACATCGTCATTACCCGCCAGGACGGCTGGGGCGAGACGCCCCAGGCGGAGGGCGCCGTCGTCGTAAAATCCCTGGACGACGCGCTGCTGGAGTCCCAGTTCGCGCCCGGTTTTGAGATGGTCTGGATCCTGGGCGGCGGCGAAATCTTCAAGCAGTCCACTGACCTCGCGAACGTTGCCGTTGTCACCACCATCGACGTCGAGGCCGACGGCGATACGCACGCCCCGGAGCTCGACGGCGCCTGGGAGCCGGGCGCACCGGTACCTGACAAAGGCTGGCTGACGGCAGCAAACGGCACCCGCTACCGGTTCACCAAGTGGAACCGCAGGGAAGGCTAG
- a CDS encoding thymidylate synthase, which produces MNTPTPYEDLLRDVMANGTHKSDRTGTGTSSVFGRQMRFDLSKSFPLITTKRVHFKSVAVELLWFLRGDTNVKWMQDQGVTIWNEWADADGELGPVYGVQWRSWPTPDGGHIDQIAELVQNLKANPDSRRHIVSAWNVAELKDMALPPCHAFFQFYVAGGKLSCQLYQRSADMFLGVPFNIASYALLTCMLAQQTGLEPGEFVWTGGDVHIYDNHMDQVLKQLDRQPYDYPQLKITRKPDSIFDYTLDDFEVVGYRHHPTIKAPIAV; this is translated from the coding sequence GTGAACACCCCTACGCCCTATGAAGACCTTCTGCGCGATGTCATGGCCAACGGCACGCACAAATCGGACCGCACCGGAACGGGCACCAGCAGCGTGTTCGGGCGCCAGATGCGCTTTGACCTGAGTAAGAGTTTCCCGCTGATCACCACCAAGCGCGTGCACTTCAAGTCCGTTGCCGTGGAGCTGCTGTGGTTCCTGCGGGGCGACACGAACGTGAAGTGGATGCAGGACCAGGGCGTCACCATCTGGAACGAATGGGCTGACGCCGACGGCGAACTCGGACCGGTGTACGGCGTCCAGTGGCGCAGCTGGCCCACCCCGGACGGCGGCCACATCGACCAGATCGCGGAGCTCGTCCAGAACCTGAAGGCCAACCCGGATTCACGCCGGCACATCGTGTCCGCCTGGAACGTGGCAGAGCTCAAGGATATGGCCCTGCCTCCCTGCCACGCGTTCTTCCAGTTCTATGTGGCCGGCGGCAAGCTTTCCTGCCAGCTGTACCAGCGGTCCGCGGACATGTTCCTGGGTGTGCCGTTCAACATTGCCTCCTACGCCCTGCTGACCTGCATGCTGGCGCAGCAGACCGGACTTGAGCCCGGCGAATTCGTCTGGACCGGCGGCGACGTCCACATCTATGACAACCATATGGACCAGGTCCTGAAGCAGCTGGACAGGCAACCCTACGACTACCCGCAGCTGAAGATCACCCGGAAGCCGGATTCGATCTTCGACTACACGCTGGACGACTTCGAAGTGGTCGGATACCGGCACCACCCCACGATCAAGGCGCCGATCGCGGTATGA
- a CDS encoding RNA degradosome polyphosphate kinase, protein MQPESAGTATTEITAAPARARFGSSEVPASRATQDRIDIPEFAAILEPEGEISPDRFLDRELSWLAFNSRVLELAEDPDLYLLERVSFLSIFASNLDEFFMVRVAGLKRRIATGLAVPSPAGLSPVQVLEQIGDAAHRLQQRHARVYAEQIRPALAYEHIHLMHWDELDDQAQHRLSAMFAEKVFPILTPLAVDPAHPFPYISGLSLNLAVVVRNPVSDKELFARVKVPDQLPRLISVDGPRAGSVPGRVARFIALEEVIAVHLDQLFAGMEVLEHHTFRVTRNEDVEVEEDDAENLLQALEKELLRRRFGPPVRLEVTNDINPNIRALLIRELGVEESEVYSVPAPLDLRGLSVIAGIDRADLHYPKHVPHTSRYLNESETSKAANVFAAMRRRDILLHHPYDSFSTSVQAFLEQAAADPKVQAIKQTLYRTSGDSPIVDALIDAAEAGKQVLALVEIKARFDEQANISWARKLEQAGVHVVYGIVGLKTHCKLSLVVRQEVDGLRRYCHIGTGNYHPRTARYYEDLGLLTANEQVGEDLSKLFNQLSGYAPKSTFKRLLVAPRSVRSGLIDRIETEIRNARAGIPARVQIKVNSIVDEAIIDSLYRASQAGVKVDVIVRGICSLRPGVPGLSENITVRSVLGRFLEHSRVFAFANAGDPVVYIGSADMMHRNLDRRVEALVQLAGGEDTTYVTDLLARYMDPETSSWHLDSLGEWTRHHDGEDGRKLDDVQSWLLASRSRQRALARR, encoded by the coding sequence ATGCAACCGGAATCCGCCGGCACAGCCACCACCGAAATCACGGCGGCCCCCGCGCGCGCCCGTTTCGGTTCCTCCGAGGTGCCGGCGTCCCGCGCCACCCAGGACCGGATCGACATCCCGGAATTCGCGGCCATCCTGGAGCCCGAGGGCGAGATCAGCCCGGACCGGTTCCTCGACCGTGAACTGAGCTGGCTGGCCTTCAACTCCCGCGTCCTCGAGCTTGCGGAAGACCCCGACCTGTACCTTCTGGAGCGGGTCAGCTTCCTGTCCATCTTCGCGTCCAACCTCGATGAATTCTTTATGGTGCGCGTGGCCGGCCTGAAGCGACGGATCGCCACCGGCCTGGCCGTCCCCTCCCCTGCCGGCCTGAGCCCGGTCCAGGTCCTCGAGCAGATCGGCGACGCCGCCCACCGGCTGCAGCAACGGCACGCCCGGGTCTACGCCGAACAGATCCGGCCCGCGCTGGCCTATGAGCACATCCACCTCATGCACTGGGACGAACTCGACGACCAGGCCCAGCACCGCCTCAGCGCCATGTTCGCTGAAAAGGTCTTCCCCATCCTCACGCCCCTGGCCGTGGACCCGGCCCACCCGTTCCCGTACATCTCCGGGCTCTCGCTGAACCTCGCCGTGGTGGTCCGGAACCCGGTCAGCGACAAGGAACTCTTCGCCCGCGTCAAGGTGCCTGACCAGCTGCCGCGCCTGATCTCCGTCGACGGGCCGCGGGCCGGATCGGTGCCGGGCCGTGTTGCCCGCTTCATCGCCCTTGAAGAAGTTATCGCCGTCCACCTGGACCAGCTGTTCGCCGGCATGGAAGTCCTGGAACACCACACCTTCCGTGTCACCCGCAATGAGGACGTGGAGGTCGAGGAAGACGACGCCGAAAACCTCCTGCAGGCCCTCGAGAAGGAACTGCTGCGCCGCCGGTTCGGTCCGCCCGTCCGGCTCGAGGTCACCAATGACATCAACCCGAACATCCGCGCTCTCCTGATCCGTGAGCTGGGCGTGGAAGAATCGGAGGTCTACTCCGTTCCGGCGCCGCTTGACCTCCGAGGGCTGTCCGTGATTGCCGGCATTGACCGCGCGGACCTGCACTACCCCAAGCACGTGCCGCACACCTCCCGGTACCTGAACGAATCCGAAACGTCCAAGGCCGCGAATGTCTTCGCTGCCATGCGCCGCCGGGACATCCTGCTGCACCACCCCTACGATTCGTTCTCCACCTCCGTCCAGGCCTTCCTGGAACAGGCAGCGGCGGATCCGAAGGTCCAGGCCATCAAGCAGACCCTATACCGCACGTCCGGGGACTCACCGATCGTTGATGCGCTCATCGACGCCGCCGAGGCAGGCAAGCAGGTGCTGGCGCTCGTGGAGATCAAGGCCCGCTTCGACGAGCAGGCCAACATTTCGTGGGCCCGCAAACTCGAACAGGCCGGAGTCCACGTGGTTTACGGCATCGTGGGCCTGAAGACGCACTGCAAGCTGTCCCTCGTGGTCCGCCAGGAAGTCGACGGACTGCGGCGGTACTGCCACATCGGAACGGGCAACTACCACCCCCGCACCGCCCGCTACTACGAGGACCTGGGGCTCCTGACCGCCAACGAGCAGGTGGGCGAGGACCTGTCCAAGCTGTTCAACCAGCTCTCCGGCTACGCCCCGAAGTCAACGTTCAAGCGGCTCCTGGTGGCTCCGCGCTCCGTCCGGTCAGGCCTGATCGACAGGATCGAAACCGAAATCCGGAATGCCCGGGCGGGCATCCCGGCGCGCGTCCAGATCAAGGTCAACTCCATCGTGGACGAGGCCATCATCGATTCCCTCTACCGCGCGTCCCAGGCGGGCGTGAAGGTGGACGTCATTGTCCGCGGCATCTGCTCCCTGCGTCCGGGTGTTCCCGGGCTGAGCGAAAACATCACCGTGCGTTCCGTCCTGGGCCGCTTCCTGGAGCATTCACGCGTGTTCGCCTTCGCCAACGCCGGCGACCCCGTGGTCTACATCGGCTCCGCGGACATGATGCACCGGAATTTGGACCGCCGCGTCGAGGCACTCGTCCAGCTTGCCGGCGGCGAGGACACCACCTACGTCACCGATCTCCTGGCCCGGTACATGGACCCAGAGACATCCAGTTGGCACCTCGACAGCCTTGGAGAATGGACGCGCCACCACGATGGCGAGGACGGCAGGAAACTTGACGACGTCCAGTCTTGGCTCCTGGCTTCACGCTCCCGCCAGCGCGCCCTCGCCCGGCGGTAG
- the mshD gene encoding mycothiol synthase, translated as MSPAHPENWPVLVVKGGGDEELLRDIKTLLAAAEESDGNPSISEQTLVTLRAADTGPHSVLTLALYAPDEDSDPVTGQDLAGFAVVVDEADGTGVLEIAVHPSYRNQGVADRLVGTLRSSRGFDGLRAWSHGNHEAAAELAARYGYGPVRELWKMRLTTAAADLPDVVLPDGVALRAFVPGKDEDAWLAANRAAFAHHPEQGSMTRADLEARMEEPWFDPAGFLLAEDREGRLLGFHWTKVHPRHGSHPAIGEVYVVGVTPAAQGMGLGKALTVAGIRHLEQQGLHAVMLYTDAENAPAVSLYRRLGFTRWDVDVMYGPLAGR; from the coding sequence ATGAGTCCTGCGCATCCGGAGAACTGGCCCGTACTCGTCGTCAAAGGCGGTGGCGATGAAGAGCTGCTGCGGGACATCAAAACCCTGCTGGCGGCCGCCGAAGAATCCGACGGCAATCCTTCCATCTCGGAACAGACCCTCGTGACGCTCCGTGCCGCGGATACGGGCCCCCACTCGGTGCTGACCCTGGCCCTCTATGCCCCCGATGAGGACTCCGATCCCGTCACGGGACAGGACCTCGCAGGTTTCGCCGTGGTGGTGGACGAGGCAGACGGCACGGGCGTGCTCGAAATCGCCGTCCATCCCAGTTACCGGAACCAGGGCGTCGCAGACCGGCTCGTGGGGACTCTGAGGTCTTCGCGCGGATTCGACGGCCTGCGGGCCTGGTCCCACGGCAACCACGAGGCAGCAGCGGAGCTCGCAGCCCGCTACGGTTACGGCCCGGTCCGGGAGCTGTGGAAGATGCGGCTCACCACCGCGGCGGCTGACCTGCCCGACGTCGTTCTTCCGGACGGTGTGGCGCTCCGCGCCTTTGTGCCGGGCAAGGACGAGGACGCCTGGCTTGCGGCCAACCGCGCCGCCTTTGCGCACCACCCCGAGCAGGGCTCCATGACCCGGGCCGACCTCGAGGCCCGCATGGAGGAGCCGTGGTTCGACCCCGCCGGGTTCCTGCTGGCCGAGGACCGCGAGGGGCGGCTCCTTGGCTTCCACTGGACCAAAGTGCACCCCCGGCACGGCAGCCACCCGGCGATCGGCGAAGTGTACGTAGTGGGCGTTACGCCGGCCGCGCAGGGCATGGGCCTGGGCAAGGCGCTGACGGTGGCCGGAATCAGGCACCTCGAGCAGCAGGGGCTCCACGCAGTAATGCTGTACACGGATGCGGAAAACGCCCCGGCCGTTTCGCTATACCGGCGTCTCGGCTTCACACGATGGGACGTTGATGTGATGTACGGGCCGCTCGCCGGACGTTAA
- a CDS encoding response regulator transcription factor has product MSHILLLTNSTGSSVDILPALELLNHRVHILPAEPTALLETDPCDIVLLDARKDLVGARSLTQLLKATGLSAPLVLILTEGGMAAVSSAWAVDDIVLDSAGPAEVEARIRLSVARAVPEKEDLPTEIRAAGVVIDEASYTARVNGAALNLTFKEFELLKYLAQHPGRVFTRQQLLTEVWGYDYYGGTRTVDVHVRRLRAKLGADHENLISTVRNVGYRLTLVRQQEDELTEA; this is encoded by the coding sequence ATGTCGCACATCCTGTTACTGACGAACAGCACCGGATCATCGGTGGACATTTTGCCTGCCTTGGAGCTCTTGAACCACCGGGTGCACATCCTCCCCGCCGAGCCCACCGCACTGCTTGAAACGGATCCCTGCGACATCGTGCTGCTGGATGCGCGGAAAGACCTCGTGGGAGCCCGCTCCCTGACGCAGCTCCTCAAGGCGACCGGCCTCAGCGCACCGCTGGTCCTCATCCTCACCGAAGGCGGCATGGCCGCCGTGTCTTCCGCATGGGCCGTCGACGACATCGTGCTGGACTCCGCGGGGCCCGCCGAGGTGGAGGCGAGAATCCGGCTCTCCGTGGCCAGGGCCGTCCCGGAGAAGGAAGACCTTCCCACCGAAATCCGGGCTGCCGGCGTCGTCATTGACGAGGCCAGCTATACGGCGCGGGTCAACGGCGCCGCCCTAAACCTGACCTTCAAGGAATTCGAACTCCTCAAGTACCTGGCGCAGCACCCCGGCCGGGTGTTCACGCGCCAGCAGCTGCTGACCGAGGTGTGGGGTTACGACTACTACGGCGGCACCAGGACCGTGGACGTCCACGTCCGTCGCCTCCGGGCCAAGCTCGGCGCCGACCACGAGAACCTGATCAGCACGGTGAGGAACGTCGGCTACCGGCTCACCTTGGTGCGGCAGCAGGAGGACGAACTCACCGAGGCCTGA